A genomic segment from Streptomyces antibioticus encodes:
- a CDS encoding TIGR04053 family radical SAM/SPASM domain-containing protein produces MSTPARAEGPPAAHAHAAGPPAAHGHAVRRQRHDSGERPFIVIWESTRACPLACLHCRAEAVPDRDPRELDTAAARDLLRQVAAFGHPAPLFVITGGDPFQRPDLTELVAYGKEIGVRVAVSPSGTPTLTARRLRELHTAGAVGLSLSLDGSTAAIHDTFRGVPGVFRWTLDAWDAARALGMKVQINTTVTRHNLHDLPDIVRLVADHGAMLWSAFFLVPTGRGRGLGALTPGEVEDVLNFVHDVGLTVPAKTTEAHHFRRVALQRHVLAATGDDHATVLGLGPLYRELSERAAELGLNSEARQVRRVRRPPLDVNAGRGFVFVSHTGTVHPSGFLPLGAGSVRETPLTEIYRASELFNGLRDADRLGGRCGACEFRRVCGGSRSRAYGVTGDPYAEEPWCGYVPGSFPRRRELAALLEESRARQGS; encoded by the coding sequence ATGAGCACGCCCGCCCGGGCCGAGGGCCCACCCGCCGCACACGCTCACGCCGCTGGCCCGCCCGCCGCACACGGTCACGCCGTCCGCCGTCAGCGGCACGACTCCGGCGAACGGCCGTTCATCGTCATCTGGGAGTCCACCCGCGCCTGCCCACTGGCCTGTCTGCACTGCCGCGCCGAGGCCGTCCCCGACCGCGACCCGCGCGAGTTGGACACCGCCGCCGCCCGCGACCTGCTGCGCCAGGTGGCCGCCTTCGGGCACCCCGCACCGCTGTTCGTGATCACCGGCGGCGACCCGTTCCAGCGCCCCGACCTGACCGAACTCGTCGCGTACGGCAAGGAGATCGGCGTCCGGGTCGCGGTCTCCCCGTCCGGCACCCCGACCCTCACCGCGCGGCGCCTGCGGGAACTGCACACGGCGGGCGCCGTCGGACTCTCCCTGAGCCTGGACGGCTCCACCGCCGCGATCCACGACACCTTCCGCGGCGTGCCAGGGGTGTTCCGCTGGACCCTGGACGCCTGGGACGCGGCCCGCGCACTCGGCATGAAGGTGCAGATCAACACCACGGTGACCCGGCACAACCTGCACGACCTCCCCGACATCGTGCGCCTGGTCGCCGACCACGGGGCGATGCTGTGGAGCGCCTTCTTCCTGGTGCCCACCGGCCGCGGCCGCGGACTCGGCGCCCTCACCCCGGGCGAGGTGGAGGACGTCCTCAACTTCGTGCACGACGTGGGCCTGACCGTGCCCGCCAAGACCACCGAGGCCCACCACTTCCGCCGCGTCGCCCTGCAACGCCATGTCCTCGCCGCCACCGGCGACGACCATGCGACGGTCCTCGGACTCGGCCCGCTGTACCGCGAACTGTCCGAGCGGGCGGCCGAGTTGGGGCTGAACTCTGAGGCGCGCCAAGTGCGGAGGGTGCGGCGCCCGCCGCTGGACGTCAACGCGGGCCGCGGCTTCGTCTTCGTCTCGCACACCGGCACCGTGCACCCCAGCGGCTTCCTGCCGCTCGGCGCCGGAAGCGTCCGCGAGACACCGCTGACCGAGATCTACCGCGCCTCGGAGCTGTTCAACGGGCTGCGGGACGCCGACCGGCTGGGCGGCCGGTGCGGCGCGTGCGAGTTCCGCCGGGTCTGCGGCGGCTCCCGCTCCCGCGCGTACGGCGTCACCGGCGACCCGTACGCCGAGGAACCGTGGTGCGGATACGTCCCCGGCTCCTTCCCCCGCCGCCGGGAACTGGCCGCGCTGCTGGAGGAAAGCCGTGCACGACAAGGAAGTTGA
- a CDS encoding multicopper oxidase domain-containing protein gives MHDKEVDGTSVHEGDRPPSRFKASGPRRRHLAAHGLVAAWVVLALLAASVQQTLPAGRWLAVHLFLVGAATTAVVVWSEHFAVAMLHARLPDRRWSNTRLAAVNLGAVGVLTGMWADRPLLLGAGSALLIAAITAHLVVLVRLGRGALGGRLAPIADYYRAAAAALIVGAVLGWLLATGRGGPQHYAGLKLAHVHATLLGWIGLPVLGTLFMLWPTVLGVRMAERTTVLARRVLILTGGGLLIAVAGLAAGWRPGAVAGVAGYAAGVALAARLLARTVRRRPAISAAAAWTLAAALGWTLAGVVADLVLLAVRPLDALRDTGALLPVLLVGLVAQVLIGALTYLLPIVLATGPKERAALRAVLERAWVPRLVLLNLGVALLALPLPAPAGTVGAVSAGAGAAAFLALVVRVLLRSGRGLLRDAGEQAAAAARRSPLWGTAAGAVVIVLAVLVANSGGDTGGGTGGTTNAAGTAGPGAGTTRTVAVTLAGMRIRPARIEVAAGTALRLKVTNTDTQRHDLKIEDGPATPMLGRNDTRVLDLGPVTADREAWCTLPGHRAAGMTMDIVVKDGTTGGGHAGHTTAATADEDGRGPDLSADFSTGFRARDAALAPVPGGTVHKVELRAVQRTVEVAPGVRQRMWTFGGTAPGPTLHGRVGDVFEVTLVNDDAAMGHGIDFHAGSLAPDRPMRTLRPGERLVYRFRAERAGAWLYHCSTAPMLQHLGNGMYGAVVIDPPGLAKADHTYVLVSSQLYLGTPGSTAQVARMRRNTPDAWVFNGVAGQYAQRPLKVRAGERARFWVVAAGPSDGIAFHIVGTVFDTVYKEGAYLLQPDAAGGSQVLDLAAAQGGFVETTFPEAGHYAFVDHDMRHAEAGAHGTVEVTD, from the coding sequence GTGCACGACAAGGAAGTTGACGGTACATCAGTTCATGAGGGCGACCGTCCGCCCAGCAGGTTCAAGGCGTCCGGCCCGCGCCGCCGTCACTTGGCCGCCCACGGTCTGGTCGCGGCCTGGGTGGTGCTCGCGCTGCTGGCGGCGAGCGTTCAGCAGACCCTGCCCGCGGGCCGCTGGCTGGCCGTCCATCTGTTCCTGGTCGGCGCCGCCACCACCGCCGTCGTGGTGTGGAGCGAGCACTTCGCCGTCGCCATGCTGCACGCCCGGCTGCCGGACCGGCGCTGGAGCAACACCCGGCTGGCCGCCGTCAATCTCGGCGCCGTGGGCGTCCTCACCGGGATGTGGGCCGACCGGCCGCTCCTGCTCGGTGCCGGGTCCGCCCTGCTGATCGCCGCGATCACCGCGCACCTCGTCGTCCTCGTCCGCCTGGGCCGGGGCGCGCTGGGCGGACGGCTCGCCCCGATCGCCGACTACTACCGGGCCGCCGCGGCGGCGCTGATCGTCGGCGCGGTGCTGGGCTGGCTGCTCGCCACCGGCAGGGGCGGCCCGCAGCACTACGCCGGACTGAAGCTGGCCCATGTGCACGCCACCCTCCTCGGCTGGATCGGACTGCCCGTGCTGGGCACCCTGTTCATGCTCTGGCCCACCGTGCTCGGCGTCCGGATGGCCGAGCGCACCACCGTCCTGGCGCGCCGGGTGCTGATCCTGACCGGGGGCGGCCTGCTGATCGCCGTGGCCGGGCTCGCCGCCGGGTGGCGCCCCGGCGCCGTGGCCGGTGTCGCCGGATACGCGGCCGGTGTCGCCCTCGCCGCCCGACTCCTCGCCCGGACGGTCCGCCGACGGCCCGCGATCTCGGCGGCCGCCGCCTGGACACTGGCCGCCGCCCTGGGCTGGACGCTGGCCGGCGTGGTCGCGGACCTGGTCCTCCTGGCCGTACGACCGCTCGACGCACTGCGGGACACCGGGGCGCTGCTCCCCGTCCTGCTCGTCGGGCTGGTCGCGCAGGTGCTGATCGGGGCCCTCACCTATCTGCTGCCCATCGTGCTCGCCACCGGCCCCAAGGAGCGGGCCGCCCTGCGGGCCGTGCTCGAACGGGCCTGGGTGCCCCGCCTCGTCCTCCTCAACCTCGGCGTCGCCCTGCTCGCCCTCCCGCTGCCCGCCCCGGCCGGAACCGTCGGCGCGGTGTCCGCCGGGGCGGGTGCGGCCGCCTTCCTCGCGCTGGTCGTGCGCGTCCTGCTCCGCAGCGGACGGGGCCTTCTCCGGGACGCGGGTGAACAGGCCGCAGCGGCGGCACGGCGTTCCCCCCTCTGGGGCACGGCCGCGGGCGCCGTCGTCATCGTGCTGGCCGTGCTCGTGGCCAACAGCGGCGGCGACACCGGTGGCGGCACCGGCGGCACGACGAACGCCGCGGGAACGGCCGGCCCCGGCGCCGGAACCACCCGCACGGTCGCCGTCACCCTCGCCGGCATGCGCATCCGGCCCGCCCGGATCGAGGTCGCCGCGGGCACCGCGCTCCGGCTGAAGGTCACCAACACCGACACCCAGCGCCACGACCTCAAGATCGAGGACGGCCCCGCCACCCCGATGCTCGGCAGGAACGACACCCGCGTGCTCGACCTCGGCCCGGTCACCGCCGACCGCGAGGCGTGGTGCACCCTGCCGGGCCACCGGGCCGCCGGGATGACCATGGACATCGTCGTGAAGGACGGCACGACCGGCGGCGGACACGCGGGCCACACCACGGCCGCCACCGCGGACGAGGACGGCCGCGGCCCGGACCTCTCCGCCGACTTCTCCACCGGCTTCCGGGCCCGCGACGCAGCCCTGGCCCCCGTCCCCGGCGGCACGGTCCACAAGGTCGAACTGCGCGCCGTACAGCGCACGGTCGAGGTCGCCCCGGGGGTACGGCAGCGGATGTGGACCTTCGGCGGCACCGCACCGGGCCCCACCCTGCACGGCCGCGTCGGCGACGTCTTCGAGGTCACTCTCGTCAACGACGACGCGGCGATGGGCCACGGCATCGACTTCCACGCCGGCTCCCTCGCCCCCGACCGGCCCATGCGCACCCTCCGGCCCGGCGAGCGCCTGGTCTACCGGTTCCGCGCCGAGCGCGCCGGGGCCTGGCTCTACCACTGCTCCACCGCACCGATGCTCCAGCACCTCGGCAACGGCATGTACGGCGCCGTCGTCATCGACCCGCCCGGCCTGGCGAAGGCCGACCACACCTACGTCCTGGTCTCCTCGCAGCTCTATCTCGGCACGCCCGGCAGCACGGCCCAGGTGGCGAGGATGCGCCGGAACACCCCCGACGCCTGGGTGTTCAACGGCGTGGCCGGCCAGTACGCCCAACGGCCCCTGAAGGTGAGGGCCGGTGAACGGGCCCGCTTCTGGGTCGTCGCCGCCGGGCCCTCCGACGGGATCGCCTTCCACATCGTCGGCACCGTCTTCGACACCGTGTACAAGGAGGGCGCCTACCTGCTGCAACCGGATGCGGCGGGCGGCTCGCAGGTGCTGGACCTGGCCGCGGCGCAGGGCGGGTTCGTCGAGACGACGTTCCCCGAGGCCGGCCACTACGCGTTCGTCGACCACGACATGCGGCACGCCGAGGCGGGAGCGCACGGCACGGTGGAGGTGACGGACTGA
- a CDS encoding Acg family FMN-binding oxidoreductase: protein MQSREVDAPAVQTLLAAAVAAPSIHNTQPWRFGLDPDSRSILVRVDRRRPLPMTDPQARAQYLSVGAAVFNLRVAAEHLGWEPLVRLRPAEDDPDLLATVQLTGPVAGPSALRDPRELYGAIERRRTSRMPFTGRTVPDPVVMEMTGAARAEGAHLDVPDIVTTRRLLRLTAAAESRNAVHPARTAEVRTWLTAPGTAAPYGVPLTALGPRDASGRVPVRDFTGAPPAPQLPTLRFERHVQLALLWTNHDRREDWLRAGQALERVLLTATAHGVRTSMLHQAMEWPDLRQAMAGSRRRCHPQLLIRFGYGPDGARTPRATADEAP, encoded by the coding sequence ATGCAGAGCCGTGAAGTCGACGCCCCGGCGGTTCAGACCCTGCTGGCCGCCGCGGTGGCCGCGCCGTCGATCCACAACACGCAGCCCTGGCGGTTCGGCCTGGACCCGGACAGCAGGTCGATCCTGGTCCGCGTCGACCGGCGGCGGCCGCTGCCGATGACCGATCCGCAGGCCCGCGCCCAGTACCTGTCGGTGGGGGCCGCCGTCTTCAACCTGCGGGTCGCCGCCGAGCACCTCGGCTGGGAGCCCCTCGTCCGGCTGCGGCCCGCCGAGGACGATCCCGACCTGCTGGCCACCGTGCAGCTCACCGGGCCCGTCGCCGGACCCTCGGCCCTGCGCGATCCGCGCGAGCTGTACGGGGCGATCGAGCGGCGCCGCACCAGCCGGATGCCGTTCACGGGCCGTACCGTGCCGGACCCGGTCGTGATGGAGATGACCGGCGCGGCCCGCGCCGAGGGCGCCCATCTCGACGTCCCCGACATCGTCACGACCCGCCGTCTGCTGCGTCTGACGGCGGCCGCCGAGTCCCGCAACGCCGTCCACCCGGCCCGTACGGCCGAGGTGCGCACCTGGCTCACCGCCCCCGGCACGGCCGCCCCCTACGGCGTCCCCCTGACGGCCCTGGGCCCGCGGGACGCCTCCGGACGGGTCCCGGTGCGCGACTTCACCGGCGCGCCGCCCGCACCCCAGCTCCCCACCCTGCGCTTCGAACGCCACGTCCAGCTCGCGCTGCTGTGGACGAACCACGACCGGCGGGAGGACTGGCTGCGCGCGGGACAGGCGCTGGAGCGCGTGCTGCTCACGGCGACCGCGCACGGCGTACGGACCTCGATGCTGCACCAGGCCATGGAATGGCCGGACCTGCGGCAGGCGATGGCCGGATCGAGGCGGCGCTGCCACCCCCAGTTGCTGATCCGCTTCGGCTACGGCCCGGACGGCGCCCGCACCCCCCGCGCGACGGCGGACGAGGCGCCGTGA
- a CDS encoding pyridoxamine 5'-phosphate oxidase family protein, which translates to MFPTDGFRALDRQECLRMLAKVPVGRVVYTRQALPAVLPINFSLDTDASVLLCTSPGSDLVRAIDGVVVAFEADEFNAATRSGWSVVVTGRAGVVTDRAEHERLTQTGPTSWMPLRDVVFVRIESEMVTGRELNGGLSTP; encoded by the coding sequence ATGTTCCCGACAGACGGCTTTCGCGCACTCGACCGGCAGGAGTGCCTGCGCATGCTGGCCAAGGTGCCGGTCGGCCGCGTGGTGTACACCCGGCAGGCCCTGCCGGCGGTGCTGCCCATCAACTTCTCGCTGGACACGGACGCCTCCGTGCTGCTGTGCACCTCGCCGGGCTCGGACCTCGTACGCGCCATCGACGGTGTCGTGGTCGCCTTCGAGGCGGACGAGTTCAACGCGGCGACCCGGTCCGGGTGGAGTGTCGTCGTCACCGGGCGGGCGGGCGTGGTCACGGACCGGGCCGAGCACGAACGGCTGACGCAGACCGGGCCCACCTCCTGGATGCCGCTGCGGGACGTGGTGTTCGTGCGGATCGAGTCCGAGATGGTCACGGGGCGCGAACTCAACGGCGGGCTGAGCACGCCCTGA
- a CDS encoding MFS transporter → MVQPSKSKSGSSPSGAPVPGRAWLMLALATIGFAVNFWAWALLSPLGPRFKDSLDLSSFEQSLLVAVPVVVGSLGRIPVGALTDRFGGRIMFPIVTAVTIVPVLYLGLAGHSSLAALLAGGFFLGVGGTAFAVGVPFVNAWFPPERRGMAIGVFGAGMGGTAISALTTVKLVDAGSMATPFVLTAVLLAVYAVAAALLLRDAPGRTVPTEPLARRLAATARLSITWQASALYAVAFGGYVAFSVYLPTYLKTGYGLTQADAANRMAGFVLLAVAMRPMGGWLSDRLGPVRVLSGSLAVVVAGAVAQSFTPALAPAGTLAFLAMAAALGAGSGATFALVALLTPASKVGSVTGVVGAAGGLGGFLPPLVMGSLYGAYESYAVGLALLAVVAAAALVFTLTRVRAAVEGEDRASGPGRGQRTGTAHTTV, encoded by the coding sequence ATGGTCCAGCCGTCGAAGTCGAAGAGCGGCAGCTCACCGTCGGGCGCCCCGGTGCCCGGCCGGGCCTGGCTGATGCTGGCCCTGGCCACGATCGGTTTCGCCGTCAACTTCTGGGCCTGGGCGCTGCTGAGCCCGCTCGGCCCGCGCTTCAAGGACAGCCTCGACCTGTCGTCGTTCGAGCAGTCGCTGCTGGTCGCGGTGCCGGTCGTGGTCGGCTCCCTGGGCCGGATCCCGGTCGGGGCGCTGACCGACCGGTTCGGCGGCCGGATCATGTTCCCGATCGTCACGGCGGTCACCATCGTCCCGGTGCTCTACCTCGGTCTGGCCGGGCACTCCTCGCTCGCCGCCCTGCTGGCCGGCGGGTTCTTCCTCGGGGTCGGCGGCACCGCGTTCGCCGTCGGCGTGCCCTTCGTGAACGCCTGGTTCCCGCCGGAGCGGCGCGGCATGGCGATCGGCGTCTTCGGCGCCGGCATGGGCGGCACCGCGATCAGCGCCCTGACCACCGTGAAGCTGGTCGACGCGGGCAGCATGGCCACCCCGTTCGTGCTCACCGCCGTCCTGCTCGCCGTGTACGCGGTGGCCGCCGCCCTGCTGCTGCGGGACGCGCCCGGCCGGACCGTCCCGACCGAGCCCCTGGCCCGGCGGCTGGCCGCCACCGCCCGCCTGAGCATCACCTGGCAGGCGTCCGCGCTGTACGCGGTCGCGTTCGGCGGCTATGTCGCCTTCTCCGTCTACCTGCCCACCTACCTCAAGACCGGCTACGGGCTCACCCAGGCCGACGCCGCGAACCGCATGGCCGGGTTCGTGCTCCTGGCGGTGGCGATGCGCCCGATGGGCGGCTGGCTGTCGGACCGGCTGGGCCCGGTCCGGGTGCTGTCCGGCTCGCTCGCCGTGGTGGTGGCCGGTGCGGTGGCGCAGTCCTTCACCCCGGCGCTCGCCCCGGCCGGCACCCTCGCCTTCCTGGCCATGGCCGCCGCGCTGGGCGCGGGCAGCGGGGCGACCTTCGCCCTGGTGGCCCTGCTGACCCCGGCCAGCAAGGTCGGCTCGGTGACCGGTGTGGTCGGCGCCGCGGGCGGCCTCGGCGGCTTCCTCCCGCCGCTGGTGATGGGCTCCCTGTACGGCGCGTACGAGTCGTACGCGGTCGGTCTCGCCCTGCTCGCGGTCGTGGCCGCCGCCGCGCTGGTCTTCACCCTCACCCGGGTCCGCGCCGCCGTCGAGGGCGAGGACCGGGCGTCAGGACCCGGCCGGGGACAGCGCACCGGCACCGCGCACACCACCGTCTGA
- a CDS encoding hemerythrin domain-containing protein has translation MCEYCGCQSLASIDELTREHDEVVRLISHLGPAHRAGDVAGMARVARRIAAVLGPHTQVEEHGLFPVMAEEFPEQIAALEAEHRRVEAVLAEAADGVTPADPDWPHRLLATMALLRDHILKEQDGVFPAALAVLGTEDWEAVEKVRATAGSPLSRTAP, from the coding sequence ATGTGCGAGTACTGCGGCTGCCAGTCCCTGGCGTCCATCGACGAGCTGACCCGCGAGCACGACGAGGTCGTCCGCCTGATCAGCCACCTCGGCCCCGCCCACCGCGCCGGTGACGTGGCCGGGATGGCCCGGGTCGCCCGGCGGATCGCCGCCGTGCTCGGCCCGCACACACAGGTCGAGGAGCACGGCCTGTTCCCGGTGATGGCCGAGGAGTTCCCCGAGCAGATCGCCGCCCTGGAGGCCGAACACCGGCGCGTCGAGGCGGTGCTCGCCGAGGCCGCGGACGGCGTCACCCCGGCGGACCCGGACTGGCCGCACCGGCTCCTCGCGACCATGGCGCTGCTGCGCGACCACATCCTCAAGGAGCAGGACGGCGTCTTCCCGGCCGCGCTCGCCGTCCTCGGCACCGAGGACTGGGAGGCGGTCGAGAAGGTCCGCGCCACGGCGGGCAGCCCCTTGTCCCGGACGGCTCCCTGA
- a CDS encoding nitrate reductase subunit alpha, translated as MDTSQAQAAGMDDGLTEALVRSRRFFTRAEVSDDLRTLHKKGGRQADAFYRDRWSHDKVVRSTHGVNCTGSCSWKVYVKDGIITWEAQQTDYPSVGPDRPEYEPRGCPRGAAFSWYTYSPTRVRYPYVRGVLLSMYREAKARLGDPVAAWADVVSDPERARRYKQARGKGGLVRASWDEAVEMVAAAHVHTIKEYGPDRLAGFSPIPAMSMVSHAAGARFYSLLGGVMLSFYDWYADLPVASPQVFGDQTDVPESGDWWDAGYLIMWGSNLPVTRTPDAHWMAEARYRGQKVVAVSPDYADNVKFADEWLAARPGTDGALAMAMGHVILKEFFVDRATPYFTDYVRTYTDLPFLVTLDEAEAETETGGEAGDEPGGGTYRPGKFLTAADLGGEAARAEHAEFRTVLLDAADGRPVVPNGTLGDRYGDTGAGRWNLDLGDTRPLLTAEGGEEPPVAVELARFDAPDGSAGRLRRGVPVRRVAGRLVTTVYDLLLAQYGVARAGLPGRWPTGYDDADEPYTPAWQAAVTGVEAAKAARIAREFAANAEESGGRSMIVMGAGTNHWFHSDTIYRAFLTLTTLTGCQGVNGGGWAHYVGQEKVRPITGYSAIATAADWNRPARLMIQTAYWYLHSDQFRYDPFSADTLSAAGGGPFAGRTTADVIAQSARMGWMPSYPTFDRNPLDLADEAEAAGRPAGEHVVAELKAGRLGFAGEDPDAPANFPRVLTVWRANLLGSSAKGNEYFLKHLLGTDSSVRAAEAPPDARPRDVVWREEAPEGKLDLLLTMDFRMTSTTVFSDVVLPAATWYEKHDLSSTDMHPFVHAFNPAIAPPWQTRTDWDAFHTIAREFSRQAAGHLGVRKDVVAAPLLHDTPDELANPRGRVRDWKAGECEPEPGRTMPKLITVERDFGAVADKMGALGPLLDSLGATTKGVTFKLERELEYLRHKNGLARGGAADGRPSIARDVHACEAILALSGTTNGHLATQGFHTLEARTGTPLADLAAEHEGRQITFADTQAAPVPVITSPEWSGSETGGRRYSPFTVNVERLKPWHTLTGRQHFYLDHDWMAALGEQLPVYRPPLNMHALFGEPRIGDTGELGLTVRYLTPHNKWSIHSEYQDNLFMLSLSRGGPTIWMSTEDAAKVGVRDNDWIEAVNRNGVVAARAIVSHRMPEGTVYMHHAQDRLIDVPRTETTGRRGGIHNSLTRLLIKPTHLIGGYAQLTYAFNYLGPTGNQRDEVTVIRRRSSQEVEY; from the coding sequence ATGGATACCAGCCAGGCACAGGCTGCGGGCATGGACGACGGGCTGACCGAGGCGCTGGTGCGCAGCCGCCGGTTCTTCACCCGGGCCGAGGTCTCCGACGACCTGCGGACCCTGCACAAGAAGGGCGGCCGCCAGGCGGACGCCTTCTACCGGGACCGCTGGTCGCACGACAAGGTGGTCCGCTCCACGCACGGCGTGAACTGCACCGGCTCCTGCTCCTGGAAGGTGTACGTCAAGGACGGCATCATCACCTGGGAGGCCCAGCAGACCGACTACCCCTCCGTCGGCCCCGACCGCCCCGAGTACGAGCCGCGCGGCTGCCCGCGCGGCGCCGCCTTCTCCTGGTACACCTACTCGCCCACCCGGGTGCGCTACCCGTACGTGCGCGGTGTGCTGCTGTCGATGTACCGCGAGGCGAAGGCCCGCCTGGGCGATCCGGTGGCCGCCTGGGCGGACGTCGTCTCCGACCCCGAGCGGGCCCGCCGCTACAAACAGGCGCGCGGCAAGGGCGGTCTGGTGCGGGCGAGTTGGGACGAGGCGGTGGAGATGGTCGCCGCCGCGCACGTCCACACGATCAAGGAGTACGGCCCCGACCGGCTCGCCGGCTTCTCGCCGATCCCGGCGATGTCGATGGTGTCGCACGCCGCCGGCGCCCGCTTCTACTCGCTGCTCGGCGGCGTGATGCTGTCGTTCTACGACTGGTACGCCGATCTGCCGGTTGCCTCGCCGCAGGTCTTCGGCGACCAGACCGACGTACCGGAGTCGGGGGACTGGTGGGACGCCGGCTATCTGATCATGTGGGGCTCCAATCTGCCGGTGACCCGCACCCCGGACGCGCACTGGATGGCGGAGGCCCGCTACCGGGGGCAGAAGGTGGTGGCGGTCTCCCCGGACTACGCGGACAACGTGAAGTTCGCGGACGAGTGGCTCGCCGCCCGGCCCGGCACCGACGGGGCGCTGGCGATGGCCATGGGGCACGTGATCCTCAAGGAGTTCTTCGTCGACCGGGCCACCCCGTACTTCACCGACTACGTCAGGACGTACACGGACCTGCCCTTCCTGGTCACTCTCGACGAGGCCGAGGCCGAGACCGAGACCGGGGGCGAGGCCGGGGATGAGCCGGGCGGCGGCACCTACCGGCCGGGCAAGTTCCTGACCGCCGCCGACCTGGGCGGCGAGGCCGCGCGGGCCGAGCACGCCGAGTTCCGCACCGTGCTGCTCGACGCGGCCGACGGGCGGCCGGTGGTACCGAACGGCACCCTCGGCGACCGCTACGGCGACACCGGCGCCGGCCGCTGGAACCTCGACCTCGGCGACACCCGGCCCCTGCTGACCGCCGAGGGCGGCGAGGAGCCCCCGGTCGCCGTCGAACTGGCCCGCTTCGACGCCCCCGACGGCAGCGCCGGCCGGCTGCGGCGCGGTGTCCCCGTCCGCCGGGTCGCCGGTCGGCTGGTCACCACCGTCTACGACCTGCTGCTCGCCCAGTACGGCGTGGCCCGCGCGGGCCTGCCCGGCCGCTGGCCCACCGGGTACGACGACGCCGACGAGCCGTACACCCCCGCCTGGCAGGCCGCCGTCACCGGTGTGGAGGCCGCCAAGGCCGCCCGGATCGCCCGGGAGTTCGCGGCCAACGCGGAGGAGTCCGGCGGCCGTTCGATGATCGTCATGGGGGCGGGCACCAACCACTGGTTCCACTCCGACACCATCTACCGGGCGTTCCTGACCCTGACCACGCTGACCGGCTGCCAGGGCGTCAACGGCGGCGGCTGGGCGCACTACGTGGGCCAGGAGAAGGTGCGCCCGATCACCGGCTACTCGGCGATCGCGACCGCCGCCGACTGGAACCGCCCGGCCCGGCTGATGATCCAGACCGCCTACTGGTATCTGCACAGCGATCAGTTCCGCTACGACCCGTTCTCCGCCGACACCCTGTCCGCGGCCGGCGGCGGCCCGTTCGCCGGCCGGACCACGGCGGACGTGATCGCCCAGTCGGCGCGGATGGGCTGGATGCCGTCCTACCCGACCTTCGACCGCAACCCCCTCGACCTGGCCGACGAGGCCGAGGCGGCGGGACGCCCGGCCGGTGAGCACGTGGTGGCCGAACTCAAGGCCGGGCGGCTGGGGTTCGCGGGCGAGGACCCCGACGCCCCGGCCAACTTCCCGCGCGTGCTGACGGTGTGGCGGGCCAATCTGCTCGGCTCCTCCGCCAAGGGCAACGAGTACTTCCTCAAACACCTCCTCGGCACCGACTCCTCCGTCCGCGCCGCCGAGGCACCGCCGGACGCCCGCCCCCGGGACGTGGTGTGGCGGGAGGAGGCCCCCGAGGGCAAGCTCGACCTGCTGCTGACCATGGACTTCCGGATGACCAGCACGACCGTCTTCTCCGACGTCGTCCTGCCCGCCGCCACCTGGTACGAGAAGCACGACCTGTCCAGCACGGACATGCACCCCTTCGTGCACGCCTTCAACCCGGCCATCGCCCCGCCCTGGCAGACCCGCACCGACTGGGACGCCTTCCACACCATCGCCCGGGAGTTCAGCCGTCAGGCCGCCGGACACCTGGGCGTCCGCAAGGACGTGGTGGCCGCCCCGCTGCTGCACGACACCCCCGACGAACTGGCCAACCCCCGGGGCCGGGTGCGCGACTGGAAGGCCGGGGAGTGCGAGCCCGAGCCCGGCCGCACCATGCCCAAACTGATCACGGTGGAGCGCGACTTCGGCGCCGTCGCCGACAAGATGGGCGCGCTCGGCCCGCTGCTCGACAGCCTGGGCGCCACCACCAAGGGCGTCACCTTCAAGCTGGAACGCGAACTGGAGTACCTGCGCCACAAGAACGGCCTCGCACGCGGCGGAGCGGCCGACGGACGCCCCTCCATCGCCCGTGACGTGCACGCCTGCGAGGCGATCCTGGCCCTGTCGGGCACCACCAACGGCCATCTGGCCACCCAGGGTTTCCACACCCTGGAGGCCCGCACCGGCACCCCGCTGGCCGACCTCGCCGCCGAACACGAGGGCAGGCAGATCACGTTCGCCGACACCCAGGCCGCACCCGTGCCGGTCATCACCTCCCCGGAGTGGTCCGGATCGGAGACCGGCGGGCGCCGCTACTCGCCGTTCACCGTCAACGTCGAACGCCTCAAGCCCTGGCACACCCTCACCGGACGCCAGCACTTCTATCTCGACCACGACTGGATGGCCGCCCTCGGCGAACAACTCCCCGTCTACCGACCACCGTTGAACATGCACGCCCTGTTCGGTGAACCCCGGATCGGCGACACCGGCGAACTCGGCTTGACCGTGCGCTACCTCACCCCGCACAACAAGTGGTCGATCCACTCCGAGTACCAGGACAACCTGTTCATGCTCTCGCTGTCCCGGGGCGGACCCACCATCTGGATGAGCACCGAGGACGCGGCCAAGGTCGGCGTCCGGGACAACGACTGGATCGAGGCGGTCAACCGCAACGGCGTCGTCGCCGCCCGCGCGATCGTCTCGCACCGTATGCCCGAGGGCACCGTCTACATGCACCACGCCCAGGACCGGCTGATCGACGTGCCCCGCACCGAGACCACGGGCCGTCGCGGTGGCATCCACAACTCCCTGACCCGGCTGCTGATCAAACCGACCCATCTCATCGGCGGCTACGCCCAGTTGACCTATGCCTTCAACTACCTGGGCCCGACCGGCAATCAGCGCGACGAAGTCACCGTGATCCGCCGCCGTTCCTCCCAGGAGGTGGAGTACTGA